In a genomic window of Sporosarcina trichiuri:
- the thiD gene encoding bifunctional hydroxymethylpyrimidine kinase/phosphomethylpyrimidine kinase, giving the protein MTSVALTIAGSDSGGGAGIQADLKTFQELGVFGTSVLTAITAQNTRGVHAVQPVEPAIVQAQLDAVFSDFPVRAVKTGMLYSAELIEMTAEVLRSRKTIPLVIDPVMIAKGGASLLQEEAVRSLRHGLLPLAALVTPNIPEAEVLTGMTIRSAVDMENAARQLLGLGASAVLLKGGHRTDVPFAEDLFLSADGTSFLMRSSRIDTQHTHGTGCTFAAAITAELAKGHSLQAAARTAKQFIQLAIEHAPGIGSGHGPTNHAAWRVHNDARTEGVELIASN; this is encoded by the coding sequence ATGACTTCCGTGGCACTGACGATTGCCGGATCCGATTCCGGCGGAGGTGCAGGCATCCAGGCGGATTTGAAGACGTTCCAGGAACTCGGCGTCTTCGGGACATCCGTACTGACCGCCATCACTGCACAGAATACTCGCGGCGTTCATGCGGTGCAGCCTGTCGAGCCTGCGATCGTCCAGGCCCAGCTGGATGCGGTGTTTTCAGATTTCCCGGTTCGAGCCGTCAAGACGGGGATGCTGTATTCAGCCGAGCTGATCGAGATGACAGCGGAGGTTCTCCGCAGCAGGAAGACGATCCCGCTGGTCATCGATCCGGTGATGATCGCAAAAGGGGGTGCGTCCCTGCTGCAGGAAGAAGCGGTCAGGTCGCTGCGGCACGGACTGCTCCCGCTTGCTGCCCTCGTCACACCGAATATTCCGGAAGCGGAGGTCCTGACAGGGATGACGATCCGATCGGCCGTCGATATGGAGAATGCGGCACGGCAGCTGCTCGGCTTGGGGGCGTCCGCTGTTCTGCTGAAAGGCGGCCACCGGACGGATGTGCCGTTTGCGGAAGATCTGTTCCTGTCAGCCGACGGAACGTCTTTCCTTATGCGCTCCAGTCGTATTGACACGCAGCATACCCATGGGACGGGCTGCACGTTTGCAGCGGCCATCACTGCTGAGCTTGCAAAGGGGCATAGTCTGCAGGCGGCCGCCCGGACGGCGAAGCAGTTCATCCAGCTCGCGATCGAACACGCCCCCGGTATCGGCAGCGGTCATGGACCGACGAACCACGCCGCCTGGCGCGTGCACAATGATGCACGGACAGAGGGGGTTGAACTCATTGCATCCAATTGA
- a CDS encoding DUF3238 domain-containing protein, giving the protein MPERFEITSVTHDIGRIAFDWDDAGGTYHVYKDGEHVYEGTSADFQDTDFTPGKLYDYTIEREEDGEVKDVIIVQTSPLDMEKNADNPLQSLVMTTIVAKTQVALSWERMKDTERYTVYRNGEELATVEANRFIDRDFPKDEPLTYSIYSERPIADSEEKYNISKSIIAKVFGIFYPKTTEKKASIEGFTMMKSIGRIDALLKPVRDRKPPEQVEQWHFRYKTFLEDDILENPNVLSPNRYFKGDNRRFDPESDAFRTCVDIDLDYSRKDSPLIMTKEVGESVAYGLDKKVRERDTASDEGIGMKQLDHGEGETGFFLTHAVGNPLTTAPDINYEVQAVLRKNGTFDLTGYHDQSPDHEIYLRRGSGTRWIPVHQSRSEGLAYMTEVTAFQYWRYSNLS; this is encoded by the coding sequence ATGCCGGAACGATTTGAAATCACATCCGTGACGCACGACATCGGCCGGATTGCATTCGATTGGGACGATGCGGGCGGCACGTACCACGTCTACAAAGACGGGGAGCATGTATACGAAGGGACCTCAGCCGACTTCCAGGACACGGACTTCACTCCGGGGAAACTCTATGATTATACAATCGAACGGGAAGAAGACGGGGAAGTGAAAGACGTCATCATTGTCCAGACCTCTCCGCTCGATATGGAGAAGAACGCGGATAATCCGCTCCAGTCACTTGTTATGACGACAATTGTCGCGAAGACACAAGTGGCGCTGTCCTGGGAGCGCATGAAAGATACGGAGAGGTATACGGTGTACCGGAACGGGGAAGAATTGGCGACAGTGGAGGCGAACCGGTTCATCGACCGGGATTTCCCGAAGGACGAACCGCTGACGTATTCGATCTACAGTGAGCGGCCGATCGCGGACTCCGAAGAGAAGTACAATATTTCCAAGTCGATCATCGCAAAAGTGTTCGGGATCTTCTATCCGAAAACGACGGAAAAGAAGGCATCCATCGAAGGCTTCACGATGATGAAAAGCATCGGGAGGATCGACGCGCTCCTGAAGCCGGTCCGGGACCGGAAACCGCCGGAACAAGTGGAACAATGGCATTTCCGCTACAAGACCTTTCTGGAGGACGACATACTGGAGAACCCGAATGTCCTGTCCCCGAACCGTTATTTCAAAGGGGACAACCGCCGCTTCGATCCCGAGTCGGATGCGTTCCGGACGTGCGTGGACATCGATCTCGATTACAGCCGGAAAGATTCGCCGCTGATCATGACAAAGGAAGTGGGCGAAAGCGTTGCATACGGGCTCGACAAAAAGGTGCGGGAACGCGATACGGCATCCGACGAAGGCATCGGGATGAAGCAGCTGGATCACGGCGAAGGGGAGACGGGCTTCTTCCTGACACATGCTGTCGGGAACCCTCTGACGACCGCGCCGGACATCAACTACGAAGTGCAGGCGGTCCTCAGGAAGAATGGCACATTCGATCTGACCGGCTATCATGACCAGTCGCCCGATCATGAAATCTATCTCCGGAGAGGCAGCGGCACACGCTGGATCCCCGTCCATCAGAGCCGGAGTGAAGGACTGGCCT
- a CDS encoding sensor histidine kinase — translation MENWYNLFPRNPWLSGYIWVVFCVLPFFFIFRTSDPGNIGFGIVMVLLFFLCYRFSFRSKSGLVYMWIGLEMAINVGLTLLYGYVYLSLFTAFFIGNIRRPVGFFIIYGIHIAVMIGAIVAGFFIEIELFLPQVHFLILTLIGVVLLPFNLYNRNKQEKLEGQLEYAQERISELTLVAERQRIARDLHDTLGQKLSLIGLKSDLAGKMIERDPVRAAKELQEIRQTASIALNEVRELVSTMRAVRLNEELARVRQMLGAAEIELTVHGDPVYESITPIAENVLSMCMKETVTNIVKHSFADHCTITFQPAGDRYAITVTDDGIGLTEGRDSLPGNGLNGMRERLDFVNGTLHIAPAPEGGTTLTFSVPSVLKHIVKE, via the coding sequence ATGGAGAATTGGTATAACCTGTTTCCCAGGAATCCATGGCTGAGCGGGTATATTTGGGTGGTGTTCTGCGTTCTGCCGTTTTTCTTCATCTTCCGGACATCCGACCCCGGAAATATCGGATTCGGCATCGTGATGGTCTTGCTGTTCTTCCTCTGTTACCGATTTTCGTTCCGGTCGAAGAGCGGGCTCGTCTATATGTGGATCGGCCTTGAAATGGCTATCAATGTAGGGCTCACCCTGCTGTACGGGTATGTCTACCTTTCGCTGTTCACCGCATTTTTCATCGGGAACATCCGGCGGCCTGTCGGTTTTTTCATCATATATGGTATCCATATCGCAGTGATGATCGGCGCCATCGTTGCCGGTTTCTTCATCGAAATCGAGCTGTTCCTGCCGCAGGTCCACTTTCTCATACTGACGCTGATCGGCGTTGTGCTGCTGCCGTTCAACCTCTATAACCGCAACAAGCAGGAGAAACTGGAAGGACAGCTTGAATACGCACAGGAACGGATCTCTGAACTGACATTGGTCGCCGAGCGGCAGCGGATTGCGCGTGATCTGCATGATACGCTTGGTCAGAAACTGTCACTGATCGGGCTGAAAAGCGATCTGGCGGGAAAAATGATTGAACGGGATCCCGTACGCGCAGCAAAAGAGCTGCAGGAGATCCGGCAGACAGCAAGCATCGCACTGAACGAGGTGCGGGAACTTGTTTCGACGATGCGTGCCGTGCGTCTGAACGAGGAACTTGCCCGTGTCCGGCAGATGCTGGGTGCTGCGGAAATCGAGCTGACCGTCCATGGAGATCCGGTCTATGAGTCGATCACACCGATTGCAGAAAATGTGCTGAGCATGTGTATGAAAGAGACTGTCACCAATATTGTGAAACACAGCTTTGCCGACCATTGCACCATCACATTCCAGCCTGCGGGCGACAGGTATGCCATCACCGTGACGGATGACGGTATCGGACTGACGGAAGGCCGGGATTCGCTTCCGGGCAATGGATTGAACGGCATGAGGGAACGTCTGGATTTTGTCAACGGAACTCTTCATATCGCACCGGCTCCTGAAGGCGGTACCACGTTGACATTTTCTGTGCCCTCTGTTCTGAAACATATCGTAAAGGAGTGA
- the thiE gene encoding thiamine phosphate synthase has translation MGSADVPAGDPLTVLEAALRGGVTCFQLREKGPAALTGLEKTAFAESCLRLCRAFGVSFIVNDDVELAVQTGADGVHVGQEDRPAAAVRGLIGPDRILGVSVHSEDEAAAAVAAGADYVGMGPVFATRSKADARAVAGTAAIHAAAGRFPELPIVGIGGITAEKSPAVLAAGASGVAVISAIASAPDAEQTAAAFLSAMAQKEARV, from the coding sequence ATGGGGTCGGCAGATGTTCCGGCCGGTGATCCGCTGACCGTCCTCGAAGCTGCCTTGCGGGGCGGGGTCACCTGCTTCCAACTCCGTGAGAAAGGGCCTGCCGCTTTGACCGGCCTGGAAAAAACCGCGTTCGCCGAGAGCTGTCTCCGGTTGTGCAGAGCATTCGGAGTCTCGTTCATCGTCAATGATGACGTGGAATTGGCAGTGCAGACCGGGGCGGACGGAGTCCACGTCGGACAGGAGGACCGACCGGCTGCAGCTGTCCGCGGGCTGATCGGTCCTGACCGGATCCTCGGCGTCTCTGTCCATTCGGAAGACGAGGCGGCAGCAGCTGTTGCAGCAGGAGCTGATTACGTCGGCATGGGGCCGGTCTTTGCGACCCGCTCGAAAGCGGATGCCCGGGCCGTTGCCGGGACAGCAGCCATCCATGCAGCAGCCGGCCGTTTTCCGGAATTGCCGATCGTCGGCATCGGCGGCATCACGGCAGAAAAGTCCCCTGCTGTCCTAGCGGCCGGTGCAAGCGGGGTGGCGGTCATTTCCGCCATCGCCTCCGCCCCTGATGCTGAACAGACGGCAGCGGCATTCTTGAGTGCGATGGCGCAGAAGGAGGCACGCGTATGA
- the tenA gene encoding thiaminase II, with the protein MTFCEDVRRLCDPIWEESFNHPFIRKIADGTLPEEVFRHYVLQDSYYLKHFAKVHALAAVQAKDLRTTQAFAQHAEDTCGAEISLHEGFFDLLGITQKDLDEFEPAPTAYAYTSHLYRTAMNGDLADTLAALLPCYWLYYEIGERLKDAKPDHPVYDKWVATYGSEWFERATREQIDRMDGLADGLSETRRKELQAHFVKSSHYETQFWEMAWTGQQWSLLGDKEVTV; encoded by the coding sequence ATGACATTTTGTGAAGACGTACGGCGCCTGTGTGACCCGATCTGGGAGGAGAGTTTCAACCATCCCTTCATTCGGAAGATCGCCGATGGAACATTGCCGGAGGAGGTGTTTCGCCATTATGTATTGCAGGACTCCTATTATCTGAAGCACTTTGCAAAGGTGCATGCACTGGCGGCTGTCCAGGCAAAAGACCTGCGGACGACCCAGGCGTTCGCGCAGCACGCGGAGGATACGTGCGGCGCGGAGATTTCGCTGCATGAAGGATTCTTCGATCTGCTCGGCATCACACAGAAGGACTTGGATGAGTTCGAACCCGCTCCGACTGCGTATGCCTACACGTCGCATCTGTACCGGACTGCCATGAACGGAGATCTGGCGGATACGCTGGCTGCCCTCCTGCCGTGCTACTGGCTGTACTATGAAATCGGGGAGCGGCTCAAGGATGCAAAGCCGGATCATCCGGTCTATGACAAGTGGGTCGCGACCTACGGCTCGGAGTGGTTCGAACGCGCGACCCGGGAGCAGATCGACCGGATGGACGGACTGGCGGACGGACTGTCGGAAACACGCCGGAAAGAGCTGCAGGCCCACTTCGTGAAGAGCAGCCATTACGAAACACAGTTCTGGGAGATGGCCTGGACCGGCCAGCAGTGGTCCCTGCTCGGTGACAAGGAAGTGACCGTATGA
- a CDS encoding histidine phosphatase family protein — MGKTIYLVNHGEAEGNGAHDELTAEGIIHSEELGEFLEGCPAADRVITSPLRRARQTAAAIGDKLGIHIEEDSRLAERQMSSQVFDDWLLKVEDTFLDLNLSYEDGESSHDAMQRACDVIAELPDDSRTVIVTHSLLFILILRCYDERAGFEDWQALKHPDVYELQISGDSGIYKPLQHHK, encoded by the coding sequence ATGGGGAAAACCATATACTTGGTCAATCACGGCGAAGCGGAAGGCAATGGCGCGCATGACGAACTGACAGCGGAAGGCATCATCCATTCCGAGGAGCTGGGCGAGTTTCTGGAAGGATGTCCGGCGGCAGACCGAGTCATCACGAGTCCGCTGCGGCGGGCCCGCCAGACAGCTGCTGCCATCGGGGATAAGCTCGGAATCCATATCGAAGAGGACAGCCGCCTGGCCGAACGACAAATGAGCAGCCAGGTCTTCGATGACTGGCTGCTGAAAGTGGAGGATACATTCCTTGATCTGAATCTGTCCTATGAAGACGGAGAGTCGTCGCATGATGCGATGCAGCGGGCATGCGATGTGATCGCCGAGCTGCCGGATGACAGCAGGACCGTCATCGTCACCCACAGCCTGCTGTTCATCCTGATCCTCCGCTGCTACGACGAAAGGGCAGGCTTCGAGGATTGGCAGGCACTGAAGCATCCCGATGTCTACGAATTGCAGATTTCGGGTGACAGCGGCATATATAAGCCATTGCAGCATCATAAATGA
- a CDS encoding fatty acid desaturase, translating to MSKEKTKQLHKSVAPFAKSDMKKSILQLVNTILPLVILWAAAWQAFSVSMWLSAGFSVAASFFVVRTFIIFHDCTHGSFFKNKKANDIVGTITGILTLFAYEKWKREHAIHHATSSNLDKRGVGDIWVMTVREYEEASFWTRLGYRFYRNPLIMFGFGPLYLVLISSRFNRKDARKKERMNTYLINGSLVVLYTALILLTGWQAFLFVQGIAMFTAGALGIWLFYIQHTFEDSYFEEESEWDYVKAAVEGSSYYKLPKVLQWATGNIGFHHVHHLAPRVPNYNLEMAHELTPPLQKATTIDMKKSLESLRYKLYDPEHKTFVTFRDVRRLMNAKTPALKLKAEKTRLETK from the coding sequence ATGAGTAAAGAAAAGACAAAACAGCTGCACAAAAGTGTAGCCCCGTTCGCAAAATCCGATATGAAAAAAAGCATTCTGCAGCTCGTGAACACGATTTTGCCGCTGGTGATCCTATGGGCTGCGGCCTGGCAGGCATTCTCCGTGTCGATGTGGCTGTCGGCTGGATTCAGTGTTGCAGCATCTTTCTTTGTTGTCCGGACCTTCATCATCTTCCACGACTGCACGCACGGTTCGTTTTTCAAGAATAAGAAAGCGAATGATATTGTCGGAACCATAACAGGGATCCTCACGCTGTTCGCCTATGAAAAATGGAAGCGCGAACATGCAATCCATCATGCGACAAGCTCGAACCTCGATAAAAGAGGCGTCGGTGATATCTGGGTCATGACAGTCCGGGAATACGAGGAAGCCTCGTTCTGGACACGGCTCGGCTACCGTTTCTACCGCAATCCCCTCATCATGTTCGGATTTGGACCCTTGTATCTTGTACTGATCTCAAGCCGGTTCAACCGGAAAGATGCCCGTAAGAAAGAACGGATGAACACGTATCTTATCAACGGTTCACTTGTCGTGCTGTACACAGCCCTGATCCTCCTGACCGGCTGGCAGGCATTCCTGTTCGTTCAGGGAATCGCCATGTTCACTGCAGGCGCACTCGGGATCTGGCTGTTCTATATCCAGCATACATTCGAGGATTCCTATTTCGAAGAAGAGTCCGAATGGGATTATGTCAAGGCGGCGGTCGAAGGCAGTTCGTATTACAAACTGCCGAAGGTTCTGCAGTGGGCGACCGGCAACATCGGATTCCACCATGTCCATCACCTGGCGCCGCGCGTGCCGAACTACAATCTGGAAATGGCGCACGAGTTGACACCGCCTCTCCAGAAAGCCACGACGATTGATATGAAAAAAAGTCTCGAGTCGCTGCGCTACAAGCTATACGACCCGGAACACAAAACATTCGTCACATTCCGGGATGTCCGCAGGCTCATGAATGCCAAGACGCCGGCCCTCAAGCTGAAAGCGGAGAAAACGAGACTGGAAACGAAATAA
- a CDS encoding dimethylarginine dimethylaminohydrolase family protein — MNSPLTETAEKEQEAFRPQLPAAKCATEYDTLRRVVLCEPKYMAIEDVINDVQKKYKDENIDRPKAMAQHQAFEKKLREHNVEVIKLPSSERYPEQVFTRDIGFTVGDRLFLADMASDIRKGEEAALQNWLLKENIPFRVSESHVEGGDVIVDRNRVFIGISSRTSEEAVSQLEKSLPDHEVIRVPFDEKYLHLDCVFNVLSPETGLYFPQAFDEDTRQMLESMYDLIEVKESEQFTMGTNVLSIGDGQLFSLPQNPEVNAAMRKKGFDVIEVDFSEIIKSGGSFRCCSMPVVRKD; from the coding sequence ATGAATTCCCCTCTTACTGAAACAGCAGAGAAGGAACAGGAAGCTTTCCGGCCGCAGCTGCCGGCGGCAAAATGTGCAACCGAGTACGATACACTCCGTCGTGTCGTTCTGTGTGAACCGAAATACATGGCAATCGAAGATGTCATCAACGACGTACAGAAAAAGTATAAAGACGAGAATATCGACCGTCCCAAAGCGATGGCGCAGCACCAGGCGTTTGAAAAAAAGCTGCGCGAGCACAACGTGGAAGTCATCAAGCTGCCGTCTTCAGAACGGTATCCCGAGCAGGTGTTCACGCGGGATATCGGCTTCACGGTCGGTGATCGGCTGTTCCTCGCAGATATGGCGAGCGATATCCGGAAAGGTGAAGAGGCGGCCCTCCAAAACTGGCTGCTGAAAGAAAATATACCGTTCCGCGTATCGGAGAGCCACGTGGAAGGCGGCGATGTGATCGTCGACCGGAATCGGGTATTCATCGGCATCAGCAGCCGGACGAGTGAAGAAGCAGTCAGCCAGCTCGAGAAGAGCCTTCCCGACCATGAAGTCATCCGGGTGCCGTTCGATGAAAAGTATCTGCATCTGGACTGTGTATTCAATGTCCTCTCGCCGGAGACCGGGCTCTATTTCCCGCAGGCGTTCGACGAGGACACACGGCAGATGCTGGAGTCGATGTACGATCTGATTGAAGTGAAGGAGTCCGAACAGTTCACGATGGGCACGAACGTCCTGTCGATCGGGGATGGACAGCTGTTCAGCCTTCCGCAAAATCCGGAAGTGAATGCGGCGATGCGGAAGAAGGGCTTCGACGTCATCGAAGTTGATTTTTCGGAGATCATCAAGTCCGGCGGCTCGTTCCGATGCTGTTCGATGCCGGTGGTACGCAAGGACTGA
- a CDS encoding D-serine ammonia-lyase: MQTMEEWEERFPNIRQLKERNEWLWQNPQVSDAETGLAVSGLTNTEVKEASRRFDRFAPFFAAVFPETAERSGRIESPLTQIPAMQKELVRTTGMEIPGMLLLKQDNALPISGSIKARGGFHEVLKVAESLAAEHGLIDTSEDYRQFMDSRFRDLFASRKIAVGSTGNLGLSIGILSAAFGFEVTVHMSADAKQWKKELLRSKGVIVKEYEDDYSKAVEEGRAEAETDPSCHFVDDENSKDLFFGYAVAGERLASQLAEQDIWIDEEHPLFVYLPCGVGGGPGGVAFGLKLQFGDAVHCYFAEPVNAPCMLLGMMTQLHGQISVRDIGLDNRTAADGLAVGRPSGFVGKVMTPLLDGIFTVEDRTLFGLLRMLADTERIFAEPSALAGMMGPVFLSEGSVKDADSPKARHLVWSTGGGMVPEDVLGEYYEKGKAVELFPGKSTKND, encoded by the coding sequence ATGCAGACAATGGAAGAATGGGAGGAACGGTTCCCGAATATCCGACAGCTGAAAGAACGGAATGAGTGGCTGTGGCAGAATCCTCAGGTGTCAGATGCCGAAACAGGGCTGGCTGTTTCTGGGCTGACAAACACGGAGGTGAAGGAAGCTTCACGGCGTTTCGACCGGTTCGCCCCTTTCTTCGCAGCTGTTTTCCCCGAAACTGCTGAACGGTCAGGGCGTATCGAATCACCTCTTACGCAGATACCGGCCATGCAGAAGGAACTGGTACGGACAACCGGCATGGAAATTCCCGGTATGCTTCTGTTGAAACAGGACAACGCTCTTCCGATTTCGGGTTCCATCAAGGCGAGGGGAGGCTTCCATGAGGTATTGAAAGTGGCGGAGTCATTGGCTGCCGAACATGGCCTGATCGACACTTCAGAGGATTACCGCCAGTTCATGGACAGCCGGTTCCGTGACTTGTTCGCTTCCCGCAAAATCGCAGTCGGGTCTACCGGGAATCTCGGTCTGAGCATTGGAATCCTCAGCGCCGCATTCGGTTTCGAAGTGACCGTCCACATGTCCGCGGACGCCAAGCAGTGGAAAAAGGAACTGCTTCGCAGCAAAGGGGTCATCGTGAAAGAATACGAAGATGATTACAGCAAGGCGGTGGAAGAGGGCCGGGCGGAAGCAGAAACCGATCCATCCTGCCACTTTGTGGATGATGAGAATTCCAAGGACCTGTTCTTCGGATATGCTGTAGCGGGTGAGCGTCTTGCCAGCCAACTTGCGGAGCAGGATATCTGGATAGACGAGGAGCATCCGCTGTTCGTCTATTTACCATGCGGAGTCGGCGGCGGACCGGGTGGAGTTGCTTTTGGTCTGAAACTGCAGTTCGGCGATGCTGTGCATTGCTATTTTGCAGAGCCCGTCAATGCGCCCTGCATGCTGCTGGGCATGATGACACAGCTGCACGGACAGATCAGTGTCCGGGATATCGGGCTCGACAACCGGACGGCGGCAGACGGTCTTGCTGTCGGAAGGCCGTCAGGGTTTGTGGGAAAGGTGATGACCCCGCTGCTGGATGGGATCTTCACAGTGGAGGACCGGACCTTGTTCGGCTTGTTGAGAATGCTGGCAGATACGGAGAGGATTTTTGCGGAACCATCCGCCCTTGCAGGTATGATGGGTCCGGTCTTCTTGAGTGAAGGCAGCGTGAAGGATGCTGATTCGCCGAAAGCAAGGCATCTTGTATGGTCGACAGGCGGAGGGATGGTGCCTGAGGATGTCTTGGGTGAGTACTATGAAAAGGGGAAAGCTGTCGAATTATTTCCCGGGAAATCGACAAAAAACGATTGA
- the thiW gene encoding energy coupling factor transporter S component ThiW: protein MSAKKLTAIGLLTAIAVAGSAFVSFPAGVARAYPIQHAVNVAAAVLLGPIPAVLVAFLTAIVRILTGTGSLLAFPGGMIGAAMAGLLYTRGRHIWMAAIGEMIGTGLIASLFAVPYAAVLMGTSAGAFFFMPPFLVSSVSGALLGGLLAARLQRLPAGRRLASW, encoded by the coding sequence ATGTCTGCGAAGAAGCTGACAGCGATCGGACTCCTGACAGCGATCGCCGTTGCCGGGTCCGCCTTCGTTTCCTTCCCGGCCGGGGTTGCACGCGCCTACCCGATCCAGCATGCCGTCAATGTTGCGGCAGCCGTATTGCTCGGACCGATTCCCGCCGTTCTGGTTGCATTCCTCACGGCCATTGTTAGGATCTTGACAGGGACAGGTTCCCTCCTGGCGTTCCCTGGCGGTATGATCGGCGCGGCGATGGCCGGTCTGCTGTATACGAGAGGGCGGCATATTTGGATGGCTGCCATTGGCGAAATGATCGGCACGGGCCTGATCGCCTCCCTGTTCGCCGTCCCATATGCAGCGGTCCTGATGGGGACGTCGGCCGGCGCCTTCTTCTTCATGCCGCCTTTCCTTGTTTCGAGTGTCAGCGGTGCTCTTCTCGGCGGGCTGCTGGCTGCGCGGCTGCAGCGTCTTCCGGCCGGCCGCCGGCTCGCATCCTGGTGA
- the thiM gene encoding hydroxyethylthiazole kinase translates to MRLPAETIAAVRDSSPLVHCMTNIVVANFQANGLLALGASPIMADSAEEASDIAALASCTLLNIGTLDPQKIEAMLIAGKSARAAGNPLILDPVGAGATPYRKRTAERLLQELDITMIRGNAGEIAALANIEWKSKGVDAGSGDTDITEAARRAAKAHNCLVAVTGDDDIITDGVRTIRISGGHPMMTATTGTGCLLSAICGAFLAVGRSEPLLTAAYSLAFYKKCGEAAAEASGGPGDFPVHFLNALHSLDDPCVRADQFRFEEEMIS, encoded by the coding sequence ATGAGGCTGCCTGCCGAGACGATTGCAGCTGTCCGGGATTCCTCCCCGCTCGTCCACTGCATGACGAACATCGTCGTGGCGAACTTCCAGGCGAACGGCCTCCTGGCTTTAGGGGCGTCCCCGATCATGGCGGATTCTGCGGAAGAGGCGTCCGATATCGCTGCACTCGCCTCCTGCACGCTATTGAATATCGGGACACTGGATCCGCAGAAGATCGAAGCCATGCTCATCGCAGGAAAGAGCGCACGGGCAGCCGGTAATCCGCTGATCCTGGACCCCGTCGGCGCAGGTGCGACGCCCTACCGGAAACGGACCGCAGAACGCCTGTTACAGGAACTCGACATCACGATGATCCGCGGCAATGCGGGTGAAATCGCTGCGCTCGCCAACATAGAATGGAAATCGAAAGGAGTGGACGCAGGCAGCGGGGATACCGACATCACAGAAGCGGCCCGCCGTGCGGCAAAGGCACACAACTGTCTCGTTGCAGTGACCGGAGACGATGACATCATCACGGACGGGGTACGGACAATCCGCATATCCGGCGGGCACCCGATGATGACAGCGACAACCGGCACCGGCTGCCTGCTGAGTGCCATCTGCGGGGCATTCCTTGCTGTCGGACGGAGTGAGCCGCTCCTGACAGCGGCGTACAGCCTGGCGTTTTATAAAAAGTGCGGGGAAGCGGCTGCGGAAGCTTCCGGAGGACCCGGGGATTTTCCTGTCCATTTCCTGAACGCACTCCACTCCCTCGATGATCCATGTGTCAGGGCCGATCAATTCCGCTTTGAAGAGGAGATGATTTCATGA
- a CDS encoding response regulator transcription factor, which translates to MIRIVLAEDQGMLLGAFASLLNLEEDMEVIGQARNGEEAVQLVQHLQPDICIMDIEMPVKTGLEAAERLQTEPCKIIILTTFARAGYFERARKAGVRGYLLKDSPFEELAGSIRSIMAGRRIYAPELVDLAYGDDPETESPLTEREAEVLELISDGRTTKQIAAALHLTPGTVRNYISIILDKMSAGSRIEAVKRFQEKGWSRK; encoded by the coding sequence ATGATCCGAATTGTACTGGCAGAGGATCAGGGAATGCTGCTCGGAGCTTTCGCTTCGCTGCTCAACCTGGAGGAAGACATGGAAGTGATCGGCCAGGCGAGGAATGGCGAAGAGGCGGTGCAGCTCGTACAGCATCTGCAGCCGGATATTTGCATCATGGATATCGAGATGCCTGTAAAAACCGGTCTGGAAGCGGCCGAACGGCTCCAGACGGAACCGTGCAAGATCATCATCCTGACGACATTCGCACGGGCGGGCTATTTTGAACGCGCCAGGAAGGCGGGTGTCCGCGGCTATCTCCTGAAAGACAGTCCGTTCGAGGAGCTGGCCGGGTCCATACGCTCCATCATGGCCGGACGCCGTATTTACGCACCTGAACTGGTGGACCTTGCGTACGGGGATGATCCGGAGACGGAAAGCCCGCTGACCGAACGGGAGGCCGAGGTGCTGGAACTGATCTCAGACGGCAGGACGACAAAACAGATTGCGGCCGCTCTGCATCTCACGCCGGGCACAGTCCGCAACTATATTTCCATCATCCTCGATAAGATGTCAGCAGGAAGCCGTATCGAGGCGGTCAAGCGGTTCCAGGAAAAAGGATGGTCCAGAAAATGA